The genome window GCCTGAAAACCGCGGGGATTATAATTGCGGGGATTGCCCTCCACAAGGATTGCTTTATATCCCATACCTTTTGCTCTTTCAAACCCATATTCCAATAATTCTTTCGAAATATGCTGCCTTTGTAATTCCGTTTTTACAGCGACAGGCGTTAGCATCAACAATTCATTCTCATATTTCCCTTCGATATGAAATCGTGAAAACATTGCATATCCAATGACTTCATCATGCTCATCAACCATAATGAGTTCTAATTCGGGAAGGTAGTATTTCTTTGACCGTATTTCTTCAACTAATTGCCGTACCACCCTGCCTTCTTCAGGATTTTTATATTTTGCAAAAACGTCTTCCACTAATTCAAGAGATGGCAGAAGATATTTATTTTCCATAGACTTTATAATTCTTTCCATTATTTTCTAACCTCCCAAAAGCCACTTGTTATGTGCGTATTTTAAATGTCTTCGGCGCAAAGTGGTAGACCAGGATACTTGCCACGATGCAGTAAAGCACACAGAACAAAATAGTCATAATCTTTATCCCAGGATTCCTGTACAAAAACAGCTGTACTCCAATAACAAGTAAAACACAAACACAAGCAATCTTCCCGGTCGAGTTCCAAAGAATCTTTCGATAGCGTTTGACGAAAAGCTCATAGAGATATTCAAAGCCTATCCGACTGCAACAGCACCGAATGGAATGCACGCGAGGGAAACCGCCATTGATACTATTTCCGGGAAAATGTGATATATGTGTAATTATATTATACTGGAGGATTTCAAGATGAACAAGTATATTTATAATCACCTCAGCATATTAAGAGAGCTTCTATCAGTATGGTAGAAAATTGGAAGATTTTCATTACCGCCCATCATATTCTATATTATCCGGCATTACCTCAACAATCTATCCTTCACTATTTACATTTGTTTCGGGTACATGCAAATATCTTTTTAAGCTTATAGCTGAGATGACC of Roseburia hominis contains these proteins:
- a CDS encoding N-acetyltransferase gives rise to the protein MERIIKSMENKYLLPSLELVEDVFAKYKNPEEGRVVRQLVEEIRSKKYYLPELELIMVDEHDEVIGYAMFSRFHIEGKYENELLMLTPVAVKTELQRQHISKELLEYGFERAKGMGYKAILVEGNPRNYNPRGFQASYKYGIEAGQAIKLPHPECLMVKELESGALDEISGLVDYSYYESLSEG